The genomic region CGATACCTTCGATGGTAGTTGCATGACCTTCGGGGAAGATGACATCCTGATAACGTGTCGTATTTTCATTCATGACATGGTAGACCGGACTGGTGGTATAGGAGAGTACCAAAGGAGCTTCTCCTTCAGTGAATGCTCCGTAGGCGCTTGACCAGCCACCGGCGATAGTGAGGGCATTTTTTTTCATTGCTTTCCACCAGTCAAGATAGCCGTTCTCGGAGAATTCCTCGATTGTCCAGATCAGCAGTCCGACACCGGTGGAGGATGTCCTCGGGTCAATCAGTATTACCTTGTCCTTGAAACGGGGATCGGTAAGATCTTCCAGGTCCTTTGGCAATTCATCCTTGCTGAGTTTCTGGCTGTCATAGACAAAACCATAGTTGCCATAGTCGAACGGAAGGAGCCTATGGGTGGGGTCAAAGATCAAGCTGGGATCGATATTGGCCAGGTTTGCTGATTCATAAGGAACGAGAAGATCAGCCTTGTAGGCTTTCGTTGCCATATCATCCGAAATGCCGATGACGACATCAGCTTTCGGATCATTCTTTTCCACTTCCATCCGGGTCAGCATTTCACCTGTAGTTCCGGCACTGACCAGATTGACGCTGATACCGGTCTTTGCCTGGAAATCCTTGATGAGCTTCGGGCCTGGCCCCCAATCCCCGCAGAAGGAATCGTTGGCATAGACGGTGATACTTTTGTTTGCAGGTGAACTGTTGCCTGCAGCAGTTGAAACTGTCTCCGCAGTACCGTTTGCA from Spirochaetia bacterium harbors:
- a CDS encoding thiamine ABC transporter substrate-binding protein; protein product: MYHKPFLMGIAIVLSSALLFANGTAETVSTAAGNSSPANKSITVYANDSFCGDWGPGPKLIKDFQAKTGISVNLVSAGTTGEMLTRMEVEKNDPKADVVIGISDDMATKAYKADLLVPYESANLANIDPSLIFDPTHRLLPFDYGNYGFVYDSQKLSKDELPKDLEDLTDPRFKDKVILIDPRTSSTGVGLLIWTIEEFSENGYLDWWKAMKKNALTIAGGWSSAYGAFTEGEAPLVLSYTTSPVYHVMNENTTRYQDVIFPEGHATTIEGIGLTKSCKDVASSEAFIDYVLTDAQLDIAIANSMYPANTSIKLPDAYKWAPKPKKLSIDPQRVQDNLDKWLDNWTKAMVE